GACCGGCATGCCGATCTTGATCTCGGCGGCATCGATATCCGTGAGCTGGGCGGTGATCAGCGGGCCTTCGGCCAACCGGACCAGCGCGACGGCGTACGGAGCCTGGGCTTCGTACCCGGTCGGCGGCTCATGAACAACGGTGAAGGAATACACCTCCCCCTTGCCGCTCATCCGCCGCACCGGTCCCGCCTCCTCTCCGCAATGCGGGCAGATGTCGCGCGGCGGAAAGATGTATTCCCCGCAATGGCGGCATTGCTCACCCTCGAGGGCGTAGCGCTGCCGGCGCAGTCTCCAATGTCTGGCGATGTCCATGGATCGATTCCTTTCCGGTTATCGCCCACCCCCCTGTGGTCCCCCCATTCCTTCGGAATGGGGGGACGTGCACTTGGGGGGGGCGGGGTCTACAGTCTGAGTTTCCCCCGGTAGCGCACGTACACACCGTAATCGATCTCCTTGCGGCGGGCGATGTAATCCGCCGTTTTCGGCGCGCGCGCCTGGCGCGGGGTCAATTGGTCGGCGGCGGTGATCCAGAAGGCGTCCGATCCCGCGCCCGAACCGAACGAAACGACGAAGATCCGGTCCCCCGGAGCCGCCTGATCGAGCACGGCGGTCAATCCGATCAAGGCCGAGCCGGCGTAGGTGTTTCCGATCTGCGGAGCCAGGAGTCCCGCCTGGATCTGGTCCTTTGTGAATCCGAGGATCTCCGCCGCCCTCTGCGGGAACTTCGGATTCGGTTGATGAAAGACGGCGAAGCGGAAATCCGCCGGCTGCATCCCGGTGGCTTCCAACAGCGCCCGCCCCGCGCCCGTCACATGGCGGAAATACGCCGGCTCGCCGGTGAAGCGCTGGCCGTGGGAAGGGTATTTCTGAAGGTCGCGGCGCCAAAAATCCGGCGTGTCGCTGACGCAGGAGTAGGACGCTTCGAAGACCGCCAGCGAATCCTCCGCCGGGCCGATCAGGAACGCGCCCCCGCCCGCGCCGGCGGTGTATTCCAGCACGTCGCCCGGCCGGCTCTGGGCCGTGTCCATTCCGACCGCCAGCGCGTAGCGCAGCATCCCGGATCCGACCATGCCGATCGCGGCCTGGACCGCTTCGGTTCCGGCTTTGCAGGCGAATTCCCAATCGGCGGCGAGCAGATGGGGCGACGCGCCGATCGCCTCGCCGACGACCGAGGAGGATGGCTTGACCGCGTAGGGATGGGATTCCGAGCCGACCCACACCGCGCCGATCTGCGCCGGATCCAGGTCCGCGCGCGCAAGCGCGTTGCGCGCGGCCTCGATCGCCATGGTGATCACATCTTCGTCCAGGCCGGGGACGGACTTCTCGGCCACCAGCGGCGGCGTGTTGCCCTCGGTCCACACGCGCGAAATTTCTTTGCCCGGCAGGCGGTAGCGCGGCACATAGGCGCCGTACCCGACGATGCCCACGCCGCGGGCCGGCTTCATGGCCGGAGCCGATACCTGCGCCTTGGTCGTCCCGGGTTCGGCCGTCAACCGATCACCGCCCTTGCCTAACCAATTCTTCCGCGCGGTCGGTGCGGATCGCGTTCTCCGCCACCAACTGCTCGGCGATCCGTTCGGCCGCGTTCCCTTCCGCGCCCGCCGCGATTGCGAGCTGGCGCGCGTGCAGGCGCATGTGGCCGCGCTGGATTCCCTCGGTGGCCAGGGCGCGCATCGCCGCCAAGTTCTGGGCCAACCCCACCGCGGCGATCACTTCCGCCAATTCGCGCGCGGTCCGGACTCCGAGGATGTTCAGGGCCGCCTTGGCGGCCGGATGCACGCGCGTGGCTCCGCCGACTATTCCCGCCGCGAGCGGCATCTCCAAATATCCCGCCAGCCGGCCTTCGCCGTCGCGCTCCCATTTCGAGAGCGGCGCGTACGTTCCGCCGCGGGCGGCGTAGGCGTGCGCCCCGGCTTCCACCGCCCGCCAATCGTTGCCGGTGGCGAGCACGACCGCGTCCACGCCGTTGAAAATTCCCTTGTTGTGGGTCGTTGCGCGGTGCGGATCCGCCGCGGCGAAGGCGTACGCCTCGAGGATTCCCTCGACCACCGTTTCGCCGCTCCAGCCTTCGAACGCCAGCGCCTCCGCCGTGAGCGCGCACCGGGCGCGCGCCAGCCGCCGGTCCGCCAGGTTCGAGAGGATCCGCAGGCGCACCCGCCCGCCCGAGATCCGCGCAACCGTCGGCGCGATCCGCTCACAGGCGGTGTTGACCGCGTTGGCGCCCATCGCGTCGCGCACGTCGAGGATCAGGTGCAGGACGAGGAACGGGCCGCAGGGCGAGTCGGTCACCCGCCGGACTTCCATCCCGCGCGGTCCGCCGCCCGCGCGCCGCAGCGGCGGATCCGCTTCGCCGGCTTCGGCCAGGATTTCCTCCCGGTGCGCCAGCAGGGCCTTCTCCGCCGCGGCCGGATCCTTCACGTCCATAATCTGAATCTGTCCGATCATCCGCGGTTCGTCGGCTTCGGCGGCGAAGCCGCCGCACTCCCGGACCAGACGGGCCATAAAAGAAGCGCCCGCCACGATCGAGGGCTCCTCGACCGCCATCGGAACCAGCACCTCGCGGCCGTTGACGACGAAATTCGTGGCGATCCCCAATGGCAGGGCATACACGCCAATTACGTTTTCGATCATCCGGTCGGCAAGCGCCGGATTTATCCCGCCCCGGTCCAGGATTTCCGAATCGGATTCTTTCAGCCGGGACCGCTCGATCAGATCCCGCCGCCGGTCGTTTATGCTTTTTTTATGAAAATCCGGGATTCGCGAAGAATGCGCCATGGCGGGCAGAGAATACCCTCCCCATGCTTTCAAGGACTATCAAGGTTTTTCCATGCCGAATGGATAGGATTTGAGAGTTTTTCCGACTTGAACATTTGTACTTATGGAAAATTTACGTTGTTTTTCGGGCCTCTCTGTTAAAATTT
The window above is part of the Anaerolineales bacterium genome. Proteins encoded here:
- a CDS encoding Zn-ribbon domain-containing OB-fold protein, with amino-acid sequence MDIARHWRLRRQRYALEGEQCRHCGEYIFPPRDICPHCGEEAGPVRRMSGKGEVYSFTVVHEPPTGYEAQAPYAVALVRLAEGPLITAQLTDIDAAEIKIGMPVEMVTRRLRTDGEDGLIQYGYKFRPQLTTP
- a CDS encoding hydroxymethylglutaryl-CoA reductase, degradative; protein product: MAHSSRIPDFHKKSINDRRRDLIERSRLKESDSEILDRGGINPALADRMIENVIGVYALPLGIATNFVVNGREVLVPMAVEEPSIVAGASFMARLVRECGGFAAEADEPRMIGQIQIMDVKDPAAAEKALLAHREEILAEAGEADPPLRRAGGGPRGMEVRRVTDSPCGPFLVLHLILDVRDAMGANAVNTACERIAPTVARISGGRVRLRILSNLADRRLARARCALTAEALAFEGWSGETVVEGILEAYAFAAADPHRATTHNKGIFNGVDAVVLATGNDWRAVEAGAHAYAARGGTYAPLSKWERDGEGRLAGYLEMPLAAGIVGGATRVHPAAKAALNILGVRTARELAEVIAAVGLAQNLAAMRALATEGIQRGHMRLHARQLAIAAGAEGNAAERIAEQLVAENAIRTDRAEELVRQGR
- a CDS encoding hydroxymethylglutaryl-CoA synthase, with translation MKPARGVGIVGYGAYVPRYRLPGKEISRVWTEGNTPPLVAEKSVPGLDEDVITMAIEAARNALARADLDPAQIGAVWVGSESHPYAVKPSSSVVGEAIGASPHLLAADWEFACKAGTEAVQAAIGMVGSGMLRYALAVGMDTAQSRPGDVLEYTAGAGGGAFLIGPAEDSLAVFEASYSCVSDTPDFWRRDLQKYPSHGQRFTGEPAYFRHVTGAGRALLEATGMQPADFRFAVFHQPNPKFPQRAAEILGFTKDQIQAGLLAPQIGNTYAGSALIGLTAVLDQAAPGDRIFVVSFGSGAGSDAFWITAADQLTPRQARAPKTADYIARRKEIDYGVYVRYRGKLRL